In Bos indicus x Bos taurus breed Angus x Brahman F1 hybrid chromosome 1, Bos_hybrid_MaternalHap_v2.0, whole genome shotgun sequence, a single window of DNA contains:
- the LOC113892098 gene encoding 60S ribosomal protein L7-like, with protein MLETVEPYIVWGYPNLKSVNELICKRGYGKINKKRIALMDNMLIARSLGKYGIFCMEDLIHEICTVGNCFKEGNNFLWPFKLSSPQGGMKKKTTHFVESGNADNREDQINRLITRMN; from the coding sequence ATGCTGGAAACTGTGGAACCATACATTGTTTGGGGGTACCCAAATCTAAAGTCCGTAAATGAACTGATCTGCAAGCGTGGCTATGGCAAAATCAACAAGAAGCGAATTGCCCTGATGGATAACATGTTGATTGCTCGATCTCTTGGTAAATATGGCATCTTCTGCATGGAGGATCTGATTCATGAGATCTGTACTGTTGGAAACTGTTTCAAAGAAGGAAACAACTTCCTGTGGCCCTTCAAACTGTCTTCTCCACAAGgtggaatgaagaaaaagacCACCCATTTTGTAGAAAGCGGAAATGCTGACAACAGGGAAGACCAGATCAACAGGCTTATTACAAGGATGAACTAA